A single region of the Mycobacterium lentiflavum genome encodes:
- a CDS encoding bifunctional 2-methylcitrate synthase/citrate synthase — translation MTAPTADIKKGLAGVVVDTTAISKVVPETNSLTYRGYPVQDLAAHCSFEQVAFLLWRGELPTDAELALFSQRERASRRLDRSMLSLLTKLPDNCHPMDVVRTAVSFLGAEDPEEDDDSANRAKALRMLAVLPTIVAVDMRRRRGLAPIPPHSGLGYTENFLRMCFGEVPEPAIVRAFEQSMILYAEHGFNASTFAARVVTSTQSDIYSAVTGAIGALKGALHGGANEAVMHDMIEIGEPGNAREWLRGKLTRKEKVMGFGHRVYKNGDSRVPTMKQALSRVAATRDGQRWLDMYNILEAEMFDATGIKPNLDFPTGPAYYLMGFDIGCFTPIFVMSRITGWTAHIMEQAAANSLIRPLSAYSGREQRVLARS, via the coding sequence ATGACCGCGCCGACCGCTGACATCAAGAAGGGCCTCGCCGGCGTGGTGGTGGACACCACCGCCATCTCGAAAGTGGTGCCGGAGACCAATTCGCTGACCTACCGCGGATATCCAGTCCAGGATTTGGCCGCGCACTGCAGTTTCGAGCAGGTCGCATTCCTGCTCTGGCGCGGCGAGTTGCCCACCGACGCAGAGCTGGCGCTGTTCAGCCAGCGCGAGCGCGCCAGCCGCCGGCTCGACCGGTCGATGCTGTCGCTGCTGACCAAGCTGCCCGACAACTGCCATCCGATGGACGTGGTACGCACCGCCGTCAGCTTTCTGGGCGCCGAGGACCCCGAGGAGGACGACGACTCGGCGAACCGGGCCAAAGCGCTGCGCATGCTCGCGGTGTTGCCCACCATCGTCGCGGTGGACATGCGACGCCGGCGTGGGCTGGCGCCGATCCCGCCGCACAGCGGTCTGGGTTACACCGAGAACTTTCTGCGGATGTGCTTCGGCGAGGTACCCGAACCCGCGATCGTGCGGGCCTTCGAGCAGTCGATGATCCTCTACGCCGAACACGGTTTCAACGCCTCGACGTTCGCCGCGCGGGTGGTGACGTCGACACAATCGGACATCTACAGCGCCGTCACCGGGGCCATCGGTGCGCTCAAGGGTGCACTGCACGGTGGCGCCAACGAGGCGGTAATGCACGACATGATCGAGATCGGCGAGCCGGGCAATGCCCGAGAGTGGTTGCGCGGCAAGCTCACCCGCAAAGAGAAGGTCATGGGATTCGGGCACCGGGTCTACAAGAACGGTGACTCACGGGTACCGACGATGAAGCAAGCACTGAGCCGCGTCGCGGCCACGCGCGACGGGCAGCGCTGGCTGGACATGTACAACATCCTGGAAGCCGAGATGTTCGACGCCACCGGTATCAAACCGAATCTCGATTTCCCGACCGGCCCGGCCTACTACCTGATGGGGTTCGACATCGGCTGCTTCACGCCGATCTTCGTGATGAGCAGGATCACCGGGTGGACCGCTCACATCATGGAGCAGGCCGCTGCCAACTCCCTGATCCGCCCGTTGAGCGCATACTCGGGACGCGAGCAGCGGGTACTGGCCCGCAGCTGA
- the metE gene encoding 5-methyltetrahydropteroyltriglutamate--homocysteine S-methyltransferase — translation MTPQPFTATVVGSARIGPKRELKRATEGYWKGRTSRTELEKVAATLRRDTWKGLADAGLDSVPVNTFSYYDQMLDTAVMLDALPARAAQVPDDLDRYFAAARGTADVAPLEMTKWFDTNYHYIVPEIEPATKFTLNPDKVLSELKEALEQGIPARPVVIGPITFLLLSKGVNGGGAPIERLQELVGIYTELLSLLAENGAQWVQIDEPALVTDISPDAPALAEAVYNELGKVSNRPAIYVATYFGDPGDSLGALARTPVEAIGLDLVYGADTAIAAVPELADKTLVAGIVDGRNIWRTDLQAALSKLATLLGSAANIAVSTSCSTLHVPYSLEPETGLDDALRSWLAFGQEKVAEVVTLSRALHEGRDAVAKEIAASSAAVASRRKDPRLHNDQLRSRINEIVATGTHRGDAAQRRTSQDERLHLPPLPTTTIGSFPQTVEIRKARAALVAGEIDEAEYDKRMKQEISDVIKLQEQLGLDVLVHGEPERNDMVQYFAEQLDGFFATKNGWVQSYGSRCVRPPVLYGDVIRRQPMTVEWAKYAQSLTDKPVKGMLTGPVTILAWSFVRDDQPLADTANQVALAIRDETVDLESVGIAVIQVDEPALRELLPLRRADQEDYLRWAVGSFRLATSGVADSTQIHTHLCYSEFGEVIGAIADLDADVTSIEAARSHMEVLDDLNAVGFANSVGPGVYDIHSPRVPSSGEMAESLRAALQALPAERLWVNPDCGLKTRNTDEVTASLQNMVAAAQEVRAGV, via the coding sequence GTGACTCCCCAACCATTCACCGCAACTGTCGTCGGCTCTGCCCGCATCGGCCCGAAACGCGAACTCAAGCGCGCGACCGAGGGTTATTGGAAAGGCCGAACCAGCCGAACGGAACTGGAAAAGGTCGCCGCCACCCTGCGCCGCGACACCTGGAAGGGCTTGGCCGACGCCGGGTTGGACTCGGTGCCGGTGAACACGTTCTCGTACTACGACCAAATGCTGGACACCGCGGTCATGCTGGACGCGTTGCCGGCCCGGGCCGCACAGGTTCCCGACGACCTGGACCGCTACTTCGCCGCCGCGCGCGGCACCGCCGACGTCGCGCCGCTGGAGATGACCAAGTGGTTCGACACCAACTACCACTACATCGTTCCCGAGATCGAGCCGGCGACGAAGTTCACGCTGAACCCCGACAAGGTGCTCTCCGAGCTGAAAGAGGCTCTCGAGCAAGGCATTCCGGCGCGCCCGGTCGTCATCGGTCCGATCACGTTTCTGTTGTTGAGCAAGGGCGTCAACGGTGGTGGCGCGCCGATCGAGCGGCTGCAGGAGCTGGTGGGAATCTATACCGAACTGCTGAGCCTGCTCGCCGAGAACGGCGCGCAGTGGGTACAGATCGACGAGCCGGCGCTGGTCACCGACATCTCCCCCGACGCCCCCGCGCTGGCCGAAGCTGTCTACAACGAGCTGGGCAAGGTGAGCAACCGGCCCGCGATCTACGTCGCTACCTACTTCGGTGACCCCGGCGACTCGCTAGGGGCGCTGGCCCGCACGCCCGTCGAGGCGATCGGTCTCGACCTGGTGTACGGCGCCGACACCGCGATCGCCGCGGTGCCGGAGCTGGCCGACAAGACCCTAGTGGCCGGCATCGTCGACGGACGCAACATCTGGCGCACCGACTTGCAGGCGGCGCTGAGCAAGCTGGCCACGCTGCTGGGTTCGGCCGCCAACATCGCGGTGTCGACGTCGTGCTCCACGCTGCACGTGCCGTATTCACTGGAACCGGAGACCGGCCTCGACGACGCGCTGCGCAGTTGGCTGGCATTCGGCCAGGAGAAAGTGGCCGAGGTGGTGACGCTGTCCCGAGCGCTGCACGAGGGCCGCGACGCGGTCGCCAAAGAGATCGCGGCCTCCAGTGCCGCCGTCGCCTCCCGCAGAAAGGATCCGCGGCTGCACAACGATCAGCTCCGATCCCGGATCAACGAGATCGTCGCCACCGGTACGCACCGCGGTGACGCGGCGCAACGGCGGACCAGCCAGGACGAGCGGCTGCACCTGCCGCCGCTGCCGACCACCACGATCGGGTCGTTTCCGCAGACCGTCGAGATTCGCAAGGCCCGCGCCGCGCTGGTCGCCGGCGAGATCGACGAGGCCGAGTACGACAAGCGGATGAAGCAGGAGATCTCCGACGTCATCAAGCTGCAGGAGCAGCTTGGCCTCGACGTGCTGGTGCACGGTGAGCCCGAGCGCAACGACATGGTGCAGTACTTCGCCGAGCAGCTGGACGGCTTCTTCGCCACCAAGAACGGTTGGGTGCAGTCCTACGGCAGCCGCTGCGTGCGGCCGCCGGTGCTCTACGGCGACGTCATCCGCCGACAGCCGATGACGGTGGAATGGGCCAAATATGCGCAGTCCCTAACCGACAAACCGGTCAAGGGCATGCTGACCGGCCCGGTGACGATCCTGGCGTGGTCGTTCGTCCGCGACGACCAGCCGCTGGCCGACACCGCCAACCAGGTGGCACTCGCGATCCGCGACGAGACGGTGGATCTGGAGTCCGTCGGCATCGCGGTCATCCAGGTCGACGAGCCCGCGCTGCGCGAGCTGCTGCCGCTGCGTCGGGCCGATCAGGAGGACTACTTGCGTTGGGCCGTCGGATCTTTCCGGTTGGCCACCTCCGGTGTCGCCGACTCGACTCAGATCCACACGCACCTGTGCTACTCGGAGTTCGGCGAGGTGATCGGCGCGATCGCCGACCTGGACGCCGACGTCACGTCCATCGAGGCGGCGCGCTCACACATGGAGGTGCTGGACGACCTGAACGCGGTCGGCTTCGCGAACAGCGTGGGCCCGGGCGTCTACGACATCCACTCACCGCGGGTGCCAAGCTCCGGCGAGATGGCCGAGTCGCTGCGGGCCGCGCTGCAGGCTCTGCCTGCGGAGCGGCTGTGGGTCAACCCCGACTGCGGGCTCAAGACGCGCAACACCGACGAGGTGACCGCGTCGCTGCAGAACATGGTTGCTGCCGCGCAGGAGGTGCGCGCGGGGGTTTGA